A part of Antennarius striatus isolate MH-2024 chromosome 21, ASM4005453v1, whole genome shotgun sequence genomic DNA contains:
- the cpn1 gene encoding carboxypeptidase N catalytic chain translates to MFVRSLKSVSSPLGRGTMLPGWTLRRLAALLLGLTGLLVGGSDVQHHRYEDMVRALFAVHNQCPYVTRIYSIGRSVEGRHLYVLEVSDNPGVHEALEPEVKYVGNMHGNEVLGRELLIQLSQFLCEEYRAGSPRIRTLIHDTRIHILPSMNPDGYEVAARQGPEFNGYLVGRGNSREVDLNRNFPDLNALMYYYEKTRGQNHHLPLPDNWQQQVEPETLAVIKWMQNYNFVLSANLHGGAVVANYPFDKSRDPRIRGRTTYAATPDDKIFRKLARTYSYAHGWMHRGWNCGDFFDEGITNGASWYSLSKGMQDFNYLYTNCFEITLELSCNKFPPASALPREWLGNREALVAYLEQVHHGIKGMVYDQNNNPIPDAEISVGGINHDVTSGVGGDYFRLLLPGTYTVTASAPGYQPSTSTVTVGPAEATQFHFYLKTAPKPNVKVKPHSGRRSLSSPKSPMKLGPR, encoded by the exons ATGTTTGTGAGGAGCCTGAAGTCTGTTTCGTCTCCACTGGGCCGAGGGACCATGCTGCCGGGCTGGACGCTGCGCCGGCTGGCGGCGCTGCTGCTGGGCCTGACGGGGCTCCTGGTGGGGGGGTCCGACGTGCAGCATCACCGCTACGAGGACATGGTGCGCGCCCTGTTCGCCGTGCACAACCAGTGCCCCTACGTCACGCGCATCTACAGCATCGGGCGCAGCGTGGAGGGGCGCCACCTCTACGTCCTGGAGGTCAGCGACAACCCGGGCGTCCACGAAGCAC tgGAGCCAGAGGTCAAGTATGTGGGCAACATGCACGGGAACGAGGTTCTGGGCCGCGAGCTCCTCATCCAGCTGTCCCAGTTTCTGTGTGAGGAGTACCGGGCGGGGTCCCCCCGGATCAGGACCCTGATCCACGACACCCGCATCCACATCCTGCCCTCCATGAACCCCGACGGCTACGAGGTGGCAGCCAGAcag GGGCCGGAGTTTAACGGCTACCTGGTGGGTCGGGGCAACTCCAGGGAGGTCGACCTGAACCGGAACTTCCCCGACCTGAACGCCCTCATGTACTACTACGAGAAGACCAGGGGGCAGAACCACCACCTGCCCCTCCCGGACAACTGGCAGCAGCAG GTGGAGCCGGAGACCCTGGCCGTCATTAAATGGATGCAGAACTACAACTTTGTCCTGTCGGCCAACCTTCACGGGGGGGCCGTGGTCGCCAACTACCCCTTCGACAAGTCCAGAGACCCTCGCATCCGGGGGAGGACCACGTACGCTGCCACCCCAGATGACAAGATCTTCAGGAAG CTGGCGAGGACCTACTCCTACGCCCACGGCTGGATGCACAGGGGCTGGAACTGTGGAGACTTCTTTGATGAGGGCATCACCAACGGGGCCAGCTGGTACTCTCTGTCCAAAG GCATGCAGGACTTCAACTACCTGTACACCAACTGCTTTGAGATCACCCTGGAGCTGAGCTGCAATAAGTTCCCCCCGGCGTCGGCGCTGCCCAGGGAGTGGCTGGGCAACCGGGAGGCTCTGGTGGCGTACCTGGAGCAG gtgcatcatgggataaAAGGCATGGTGTACGATCAGAACAACAACCCCATCCCCGATGCGGAGATCTCCGTGGGCGGCATCAACCACGACGTCACGAGCG GGGTGGGCGGGGACTACttcaggctgctgctgccggGTACGTACACGGTGACTGCGTCGGCGCCGGGTTACCAGCCCTCCACCAGCACAGTGACGGTGGGACCAGCCGAGGCCACACAG TTTCATTTCTACTTGAAAACGGCGCCAAAACCAAACGTGAAAGTGAAGCCGCACAGCGGCAGGAGGAGCCTGTCGTCCCCCAAGAGCCCCATGAAGCTGGGCCCCAGAtga